In Brienomyrus brachyistius isolate T26 chromosome 19, BBRACH_0.4, whole genome shotgun sequence, one DNA window encodes the following:
- the LOC125714746 gene encoding plasminogen-like isoform X1, producing the protein MAACKASILLCSLLCAGTASFLDEYIKMEGGKIYSDMKKEYHAETAFECALKCNEEHDFTCRSFLYIEMVEKCTTVSTNSKMETVQHDFITVMYEKKEYLAECKNGVGSDYRGSISKTKSGKTCQRWNLNYPHKTGISPLTHPDSNLEYNFCRNPDGDSNGPWCYTTDPDTRWEHCNIRDCSVSVVVTGPEECMHCSGDDYQGRTSTTENGYTCQRWDSQMPHSHGYFPDLIPEKHLEENYCRNPDGETQPWCFTTSSSKRWDYCSIPRCANAPPTVVEERMCVTGDGREYRGTVSVTKSGRTCQMWDSQVPHKHSLTPEYYPCKGLTLNYCRNPNNERMPWCYTTDPNTRWEHCKVPSCGDEPSPTHVPVLQPVKPSVHPVTDCYKDNGMSYRGSTSETIGGRQCQVWSSTSPHFHKKTPGNYPKADLTSNFCRNPDGDIAPWCYTTDPSVRWEYCRVERCPEQPVGGTALRPRQPNPEAGEGGYVALDCKDGNGHSYRGPMSVTSSGVTCQAWSSVTPHQHAAFTPETHPDKGLESNQCRNPDNDSKGPWCYTMDPNKKWDYCDIPDCGSQ; encoded by the exons ATGGCCGCATGCAAAGCATCCATCCTCCTCTGCTCACTTTTGTGCGCAG GCACTGCCAGTTTTTTAGATGAATACATAAAAATGGAGGGCGGTAAGATTTACTCTGATATGAAAAAGGAGTACCACGCAGAGACAGCCTTTGAATGTGCACTAAAGTGCAATGAAGAACACGATTTTACTTGCAG GTCCTTTTTGTACATTGAGATGGTTGAAAAATGTACAACGGTATCAACAAACTCAAAGATGGAAACGGTACAGCATGACTTTATTACAGTGATGTACGAAAAGAAAG AGTATTTGGCCGAGTGCAAAAATGGCGTCGGATCAGATTACAGAGGGTCGATTTCCAAAACGAAGTCTGGCAAGACCTGCCAGAGATGGAATTTGAATTACCCACATAAAACAGG CATTTCACCATTAACACACCCAGACTCCAACCTGGAGTACAACTTCTGCAGAAACCCCGATGGAGACAGTAATGGTCCTTGGTGCTACACGACGGACCCAGACACGCGATGGGAGCACTGCAACATCAGGGACTGCAGTG TTAGCGTTGTTGTGACTGGCCCGGAGGAATGCATGCACTGCAGCGGAGATGATTATCAAGGGAGAACCTCGACGACTGAGAACGGCTATACCTGCCAACGCTGGGATTCCCAGATGCCTCACTCTCACGGATACTTCCCTGACCT CATCCCAGAAAAGCACCTGGAGGAGAATTACTGCAGGAACCCAGACGGCGAAACCCAACCCTGgtgtttcaccaccagctcctcCAAGCGCTGGGACTACTGCAGCATCCCTCGCTGTG CCAATGCCCCGCCCACCGTAGTAGAGGAGCGCATGTGTGTCACGGGGGACGGACGTGAGTACAGGGGCACTGTTTCTGTGACGAAGTCTGGGAGGACGTGCCAGATGTGGGACAGCCAGGTGCCACATAAGCATTCCTTAACTCCAGAGTACTACCCCTGCAA GGGCCTGACACTGAACTACTGCAGAAACCCTAACAACGAGAGAATGCCGTGGTGCTACACCACAGACCCGAATACCCGGTGGGAGCACTGCAAGGTCCCCAGCTGCGGAGATGAGCCCAGTCCAA CCCACGTGCCGGTCCTGCAGCCAGTCAAACCCAGCGTCCATCCAGTGACGGACTGCTACAAGGACAATGGGATGTCTTATCGTGGCAGCACATCGGAGACAATTGGCGGAAGGCAGTGCCAGGTTTGGAGTTCCACTTCCCCTCACTTTCACAAGAAGACGCCGGGGAATTACCCAAAAGC AGACTTGACGAGTAACTTCTGCCGGAATCCCGATGGTGACATCGCCCCCTGGTGCTACACCACCGACCCCTCTGTGAGGTGGGAATACTGCAGGGTGGAGCGGTGTCCAGAGCAGCCGGTGGGGGGGACAGCTCTGAGGCCACGACAACCAAACCCAGAGGCGGGTGAAGGTGGGTACGTCG CCTTAGACTGCAAGGACGGCAACGGACACAGTTACAGGGGCCCCATGTCTGTCACCTCCTCGGGAGTGACGTGCCAAGCCTGGAGTTCCGTCACTCCGCACCAGCACGCCGCTTTCACCCCAGAGACACATCCAGACAAAGGCCTAGAGTCCAAT
- the LOC125714746 gene encoding plasminogen-like isoform X2 codes for MAACKASILLCSLLCAGTASFLDEYIKMEGGKIYSDMKKEYHAETAFECALKCNEEHDFTCRSFLYIEMVEKCTTVSTNSKMETVQHDFITVMYEKKEYLAECKNGVGSDYRGSISKTKSGKTCQRWNLNYPHKTGISPLTHPDSNLEYNFCRNPDGDSNGPWCYTTDPDTRWEHCNIRDCSVSVVVTGPEECMHCSGDDYQGRTSTTENGYTCQRWDSQMPHSHGYFPDLIPEKHLEENYCRNPDGETQPWCFTTSSSKRWDYCSIPRCANAPPTVVEERMCVTGDGREYRGTVSVTKSGRTCQMWDSQVPHKHSLTPEYYPCKGLTLNYCRNPNNERMPWCYTTDPNTRWEHCKVPSCGDEPSPTHVPVLQPVKPSVHPVTDCYKDNGMSYRGSTSETIGGRQCQVWSSTSPHFHKKTPGNYPKADLTSNFCRNPDGDIAPWCYTTDPSVRWEYCRVERCPEQPVGGTALRPRQPNPEAGEALDCKDGNGHSYRGPMSVTSSGVTCQAWSSVTPHQHAAFTPETHPDKGLESNQCRNPDNDSKGPWCYTMDPNKKWDYCDIPDCGSQ; via the exons ATGGCCGCATGCAAAGCATCCATCCTCCTCTGCTCACTTTTGTGCGCAG GCACTGCCAGTTTTTTAGATGAATACATAAAAATGGAGGGCGGTAAGATTTACTCTGATATGAAAAAGGAGTACCACGCAGAGACAGCCTTTGAATGTGCACTAAAGTGCAATGAAGAACACGATTTTACTTGCAG GTCCTTTTTGTACATTGAGATGGTTGAAAAATGTACAACGGTATCAACAAACTCAAAGATGGAAACGGTACAGCATGACTTTATTACAGTGATGTACGAAAAGAAAG AGTATTTGGCCGAGTGCAAAAATGGCGTCGGATCAGATTACAGAGGGTCGATTTCCAAAACGAAGTCTGGCAAGACCTGCCAGAGATGGAATTTGAATTACCCACATAAAACAGG CATTTCACCATTAACACACCCAGACTCCAACCTGGAGTACAACTTCTGCAGAAACCCCGATGGAGACAGTAATGGTCCTTGGTGCTACACGACGGACCCAGACACGCGATGGGAGCACTGCAACATCAGGGACTGCAGTG TTAGCGTTGTTGTGACTGGCCCGGAGGAATGCATGCACTGCAGCGGAGATGATTATCAAGGGAGAACCTCGACGACTGAGAACGGCTATACCTGCCAACGCTGGGATTCCCAGATGCCTCACTCTCACGGATACTTCCCTGACCT CATCCCAGAAAAGCACCTGGAGGAGAATTACTGCAGGAACCCAGACGGCGAAACCCAACCCTGgtgtttcaccaccagctcctcCAAGCGCTGGGACTACTGCAGCATCCCTCGCTGTG CCAATGCCCCGCCCACCGTAGTAGAGGAGCGCATGTGTGTCACGGGGGACGGACGTGAGTACAGGGGCACTGTTTCTGTGACGAAGTCTGGGAGGACGTGCCAGATGTGGGACAGCCAGGTGCCACATAAGCATTCCTTAACTCCAGAGTACTACCCCTGCAA GGGCCTGACACTGAACTACTGCAGAAACCCTAACAACGAGAGAATGCCGTGGTGCTACACCACAGACCCGAATACCCGGTGGGAGCACTGCAAGGTCCCCAGCTGCGGAGATGAGCCCAGTCCAA CCCACGTGCCGGTCCTGCAGCCAGTCAAACCCAGCGTCCATCCAGTGACGGACTGCTACAAGGACAATGGGATGTCTTATCGTGGCAGCACATCGGAGACAATTGGCGGAAGGCAGTGCCAGGTTTGGAGTTCCACTTCCCCTCACTTTCACAAGAAGACGCCGGGGAATTACCCAAAAGC AGACTTGACGAGTAACTTCTGCCGGAATCCCGATGGTGACATCGCCCCCTGGTGCTACACCACCGACCCCTCTGTGAGGTGGGAATACTGCAGGGTGGAGCGGTGTCCAGAGCAGCCGGTGGGGGGGACAGCTCTGAGGCCACGACAACCAAACCCAGAGGCGGGTGAAG CCTTAGACTGCAAGGACGGCAACGGACACAGTTACAGGGGCCCCATGTCTGTCACCTCCTCGGGAGTGACGTGCCAAGCCTGGAGTTCCGTCACTCCGCACCAGCACGCCGCTTTCACCCCAGAGACACATCCAGACAAAGGCCTAGAGTCCAAT
- the gpr31 gene encoding hydroxycarboxylic acid receptor 2 has translation MEEDNFTEYNCITKNNPLYLGYSVVLIVGLILALPLNISVLYMFIFKLRFWKGKSNMVFLFNLMLADFVLLICLPVKIYHFQQGERCSKNETECKVMLFMLFLNRAASIAFLTVICIDRYISVVHPRKRNILQVLKQSPKISFLIWVFLLPLTVPTMLKTFECGVMHSPVKDKTDVIREIIFFTQIFIPFFILVFCTTRIVKRLQRKSVGDSGKLRRAVFAVTSVVVVFSICFLPRAVSRIAVLIVWHQDHSSTQEIMAQVYDGIMCFSHIDCLLDPLIYCFCSSKFKNTYLSTIFPYFQKKVKDSEES, from the coding sequence aTGGAGGAGGATAACTTTACTGAATACAACTGCATCACTAAGAACAACCCGCTCTACCTTGGATATTCCGTCGTGCTGATTGTGGGATTAatactggcgctgccactgaaCATCAGCGTGCTCTACATGTTCATCTTCAAGCTCAGGTTCTGGAAAGGCAAAAGCAACATGGTCTTCCTCTTCAACCTCATGCTGGCGGATTTTGTGCTTCTTATATGCTTACCTGTGAAAATCTACCACTTCCAGCAAGGGGAACGCTGCAGTAAGAATGAGACGGAGTGCAAAGTGATGCTTTTCATGCTCTTCCTGAACCGAGCGGCCAGCATCGCCTTCCTGACAGTGATCTGCATCGACCGCTACATCAGCGTAGTCCATCCCAGGAAAAGGAACATCCTTCAGGTGCTGAAACAGTCACCGAAGATTTCCTTCCTCATCTGGGTTTTCCTCTTGCCGCTCACGGTGCCGACCATGCTGAAGACGTTCGAGTGTGGCGTCATGCACAGCCCGGTTAAGGACAAGACTGACGTGATCAGGGAGATCATCTTCTTCACCCAGATCTTCATCCCATTCTTCATTCTGGTGTTCTGCACAACCCGTATCGTCAAAAGGCTTCAGAGGAAGAGTGTGGGGGACAGCGGCAAACTTCGGCGGGCCGTCTTTGCGGTGACCTCCGTGGTGGTGGTCTTCTCCATCTGCTTCCTGCCCCGTGCCGTATCTCGCATAGCCGTGCTCATCGTATGGCACCAGGATCACTCCAGCACCCAGGAAATCATGGCTCAAGTCTACGACGGCATCATGTGCTTTTCTCACATCGACTGTTTGCTAGATCCACTTATTTACTGCTTTTGCAGCTCAAAATTTAAAAACACTTACCTCTCAACTATCTTTCCCTATTTTCAGAAGAAAGTTAAAGATTCAGAGGAAAGCTAA